The Kozakia baliensis genome includes a region encoding these proteins:
- a CDS encoding aldehyde dehydrogenase family protein, translating into MSSSQNSKDVPPFKARYENYIGGEWHRPVDGNYLTNHSPVDGRILCEVPASTAADIERALDAAHKARVGWAKTAPADRALVLLKAAERMEANLDLLARVETWDNGKPIRETLNADIPLAIDHFRYFAGCMRAQEGGISEINDTTVAYHFHEPLGVVGQIIPWNFPILMASWKLAPALVAGNCVVMKPAETTPASILVLMELIGDLFPPGVVNIVNGLGKDVGAALSNSERIAKIAFTGSTPTGKMIAHAAAEHLIPATLELGGKSPNIFFADIMDHDDAYLDKAIEGFTMFALNQGQICSCPSRALVHESIYERFIEKVLPRVKAIKQGDPFDPQTMMGAQNSKMQQDKILSYIEIGKNEGAELLTGGGRPSLGQSFGEGFYIQPTVFRGDNKMRIFQEEIFGPVLAVTTFKTEEEALAIANDTQFGLGAGVWSRHANICYRMGRGLEAGRVWVNCYHAYPAHAAFGGYKKSGIGRETHKMVLDHYQQTKNMLVSYSEDKLGFF; encoded by the coding sequence ATGTCGTCTTCACAAAACAGCAAAGACGTGCCGCCTTTTAAGGCGCGTTATGAGAATTATATCGGCGGGGAATGGCATCGCCCCGTGGATGGGAATTATCTGACCAATCACTCCCCCGTGGATGGGCGGATATTATGCGAGGTTCCGGCTTCCACCGCGGCGGATATCGAACGGGCGCTGGATGCGGCGCACAAAGCACGCGTGGGATGGGCCAAGACGGCGCCTGCGGACCGGGCGTTGGTTCTGCTGAAAGCGGCGGAGCGGATGGAGGCTAATCTCGATCTGTTGGCGCGCGTGGAGACGTGGGATAACGGCAAGCCGATCCGCGAAACGCTAAACGCCGACATTCCGCTGGCGATCGATCATTTCCGTTATTTCGCGGGCTGTATGCGGGCGCAGGAAGGCGGCATCAGCGAGATTAACGATACCACGGTCGCCTACCATTTTCATGAGCCGCTTGGTGTGGTCGGGCAGATCATTCCGTGGAATTTTCCAATTTTGATGGCGTCGTGGAAACTGGCGCCAGCGCTGGTGGCGGGAAATTGCGTGGTGATGAAACCAGCGGAGACGACGCCTGCGAGCATTCTGGTTCTGATGGAGTTGATCGGCGATCTGTTCCCGCCGGGCGTGGTGAATATCGTCAATGGCCTGGGTAAGGATGTGGGTGCGGCCCTCTCCAACAGCGAGCGGATTGCGAAGATCGCCTTCACCGGATCGACCCCGACAGGCAAGATGATCGCCCATGCCGCGGCGGAGCATTTAATTCCCGCAACGTTGGAGTTGGGTGGTAAATCGCCGAACATCTTCTTTGCCGATATCATGGATCATGACGACGCCTATCTCGACAAGGCGATCGAGGGCTTCACCATGTTCGCGCTCAACCAAGGGCAGATTTGCTCTTGCCCGAGCCGCGCCCTGGTGCATGAATCGATTTACGAGCGCTTCATAGAGAAGGTTCTACCACGCGTCAAAGCGATCAAGCAGGGCGATCCGTTCGACCCGCAGACGATGATGGGGGCGCAAAACTCCAAGATGCAGCAGGACAAGATTCTGTCCTATATCGAGATCGGCAAGAACGAAGGCGCGGAGTTGCTGACGGGCGGCGGACGCCCATCTCTGGGGCAGTCGTTCGGCGAGGGTTTTTACATTCAGCCCACGGTTTTCCGGGGCGATAACAAAATGCGGATTTTCCAAGAGGAGATTTTCGGCCCCGTTTTGGCGGTAACGACGTTCAAGACGGAGGAGGAAGCGCTGGCCATCGCCAATGACACGCAGTTCGGGCTTGGGGCGGGGGTGTGGAGTCGGCACGCCAATATCTGTTACCGCATGGGGCGCGGCCTTGAGGCGGGGCGTGTGTGGGTGAATTGCTATCACGCCTATCCGGCGCATGCGGCTTTCGGTGGATATAAGAAATCGGGCATCGGGCGCGAGACGCATAAGATGGTGCTCGATCATTACCAGCAGACTAAGAACATGTTGGTCAGTTATAGCGAGGACAAGTTGGGCTTTTTCTGA